The DNA window TCCCTAATACGTTCACCCCATGTCGTAGTTGAGAGTCCCAGTAGTTGCGATTCGGCCGCACAGACTTCGAACGTCCCGCCACGCTCGCTACGAACAAACGATGATTTTGGTGTGATGGCAATCGCTACGAGACAGCCCTCGAAAGCCCGCCCGCAACCGCACAGCACCGCGTGCTCGCGGTTCCACCGCTCCACCCGGAGGTTTCGGAGAAACCTCGCTGGCCGCGTCGTCCCGCCAGCACGCGCCGCGGTGGTAGGTTCGGCAATCGAGAAGTCGAACGAAGAAGAACACGTCTCGACATCCCTGTTCCCGCGACTTTTTTGCCGACTGAATCCCTCTGGAGGGTCGTGCGAGAGTTTCCGTTCGAGTTGGCGTTGTGCGCCCATCTGGAAGCGACGACCGACGACGTTATCGCCCGGCAGGTCGGCGCTGGCGTCCACGCACCCTCGAACCGCATCATCGACGTGCTGTGCGTCGAACCCGGCCCGGATTTCGGCTCCCGGACGGATATTTCGGCGGAACGGATTCCCGACGCGGCAATCGAGAGCGACGTGGGCGTCGGGGAAGCGCGCTACTGGCGCGACGCCTTCGACACGTCGCCGGAGTACGCCCGGGGAGTGGTGGACCGAGCGGTCGAAATCGGCTTCTTCGAGCGCGAGCGGCGGGGCGGCCGGGAGTACGTCCGGCAGGTCGCCCGCTATCCCGACTGGTTCGGGCGACTGGTGGGAATCGAGAACAAACCCGACCTCGCGGACCCCGGCGACCTCGAAACGCAACTCCGCAAGGACGTGAGCCTCGGCCTCGTGGACGAGGTGATTCTGGCGACCGAGAGCTACGTCACCGGCGCGCACCTGAACCGCATCCCCGAGGAGGTCGGCGTCTGGCGGTTCCACGGCGGAGAGGAGGGAAGTGGAAATGGAGACGAAGTGGGAGAAAGAGGAGACGAAGTGGGAGAAAGAGGAGATGAAGTGGGAGAAAGAGGAGATGAAGTGGAAGAAAGAGGAAATGAAGGGAAAAAAGGCGAAGCGGGAAAGGGGAGCGGCAGAATCGAAGTGATTCGAGAGCCGACGCCACTCGACACGGACGAAGCGGGGACGGAACTCATCGAGGAGCGCGTCGGGCGAACGGACGTTCGCGTGGCGAGTGCGGAGGGGAAAGCGAAACGGCGACGGCGGATGGCCGAGCGCGCCTACGGAAAGGGCTGGCGGACGTACGACTTTCCGGCCTGCGGCGAAATCGAACCGCGGGGCGGCGCGGTGCCGTACTGTCGCTGGAAGGGCCGCGTCGTCGATCCCGCGCGCTGTGGAGAAGACTGTCCGGGACACGACCCCGCCGACCCGCCGGCGGTCGATACCGATGCCGAGCGAGACGTTCGGACGCCGTGGGTCGCTGACCCGACAGGGCGGCAACGTCGGCAGGCGGGACTCGACAGATTCGGCCGAGACGTGTAAAATACAATCCGTTTTGCCGGGCGTGTGAAGTGTAAACATACAAGAACCGCGGTCAAGAAGGGGGGTGTATGCATACGCCCTCCCGACGGCAGTCGTTGGCCGTCGGCGCGATACTCCTGTGCTGTCTCTCCTTGTTCGCACCGACGCTCGCCGCGCAGTCGAACCGCACTGCCCAGTCGAACGACCAAGGAAGCATCGCCTCGAATCCCTGCGTCGGAACCATCGAGCGCCCCGCGAACGGAACGACCGTCG is part of the Haladaptatus paucihalophilus DX253 genome and encodes:
- a CDS encoding DUF5787 family protein, producing MREFPFELALCAHLEATTDDVIARQVGAGVHAPSNRIIDVLCVEPGPDFGSRTDISAERIPDAAIESDVGVGEARYWRDAFDTSPEYARGVVDRAVEIGFFERERRGGREYVRQVARYPDWFGRLVGIENKPDLADPGDLETQLRKDVSLGLVDEVILATESYVTGAHLNRIPEEVGVWRFHGGEEGSGNGDEVGERGDEVGERGDEVGERGDEVEERGNEGKKGEAGKGSGRIEVIREPTPLDTDEAGTELIEERVGRTDVRVASAEGKAKRRRRMAERAYGKGWRTYDFPACGEIEPRGGAVPYCRWKGRVVDPARCGEDCPGHDPADPPAVDTDAERDVRTPWVADPTGRQRRQAGLDRFGRDV